A window from Pseudomonas frederiksbergensis encodes these proteins:
- the folK gene encoding 2-amino-4-hydroxy-6-hydroxymethyldihydropteridine diphosphokinase yields MSLTQVFLGLGSNIERESHLQAGLEALAGFLVDIRCSAVFESQPVGIKSGPFFNFVVSAFTDLPLMELDRRLKFIEADNGRYAPDRKGLPLDIDVLLFGDLVGNFDGLILPRAEILKNAFVLWPLSLIAPDRVHPGVGKSFATLWREAQIDQVLAPVAFEWRGEQLTPSALL; encoded by the coding sequence ATGTCGCTGACTCAGGTGTTTCTCGGGCTCGGTAGCAATATCGAGCGCGAATCCCATTTGCAGGCTGGCCTGGAAGCCTTGGCCGGTTTCCTCGTGGATATACGCTGCTCGGCGGTGTTCGAAAGTCAACCGGTGGGGATCAAGAGCGGGCCTTTCTTCAATTTTGTGGTATCGGCTTTTACCGATTTGCCGCTGATGGAACTGGATCGCCGGCTGAAATTCATCGAGGCGGACAATGGCCGTTATGCGCCGGACCGCAAAGGCTTGCCGCTGGATATCGACGTGTTGCTGTTCGGTGATCTGGTGGGCAACTTCGATGGCTTGATCCTGCCGCGGGCAGAAATTCTGAAAAATGCCTTCGTGTTGTGGCCGTTGTCGCTGATTGCGCCGGATCGCGTGCATCCGGGTGTGGGCAAGAGTTTTGCGACGTTGTGGCGTGAGGCGCAGATTGATCAGGTGTTGGCGCCGGTGGCGTTTGAGTGGCGCGGCGAGCAGTTGACCCCTTCAGCATTGTTGTGA